A region from the Thermanaeromonas toyohensis ToBE genome encodes:
- a CDS encoding stage III sporulation protein AF encodes MLEVIGEIVHQVALIALLAGLMEMLLPQQALSKYVRLVLGLFVIVAILSPLAASFSRGKTLEVISWDLRPDTREEGFKVSQGALTRIEEETALEIFRKRLSSQMRALLALIPGVEDTQVQVEMEPGNPRNTKIRRVHVTAVLGRETRPEEVETRIRQTLAYFYGVEPGAVDIYKLPKE; translated from the coding sequence TTGCTGGAAGTAATAGGAGAAATAGTTCACCAGGTAGCCCTCATCGCCCTTTTAGCCGGCCTTATGGAAATGTTGCTTCCCCAACAGGCTTTAAGTAAATATGTTCGTTTAGTCCTGGGTTTATTTGTAATCGTGGCTATCCTTTCGCCTTTAGCAGCGAGCTTCAGTCGGGGTAAAACCCTGGAAGTTATCTCCTGGGACCTGCGGCCCGATACCCGGGAGGAGGGTTTTAAGGTGTCTCAAGGGGCCCTTACCAGGATCGAAGAGGAGACTGCCCTGGAAATTTTCCGGAAGAGGCTTTCTAGTCAGATGCGGGCGCTACTAGCCCTGATACCAGGAGTAGAAGATACACAGGTCCAGGTAGAGATGGAGCCAGGGAACCCGCGTAATACGAAAATCCGGCGGGTACATGTGACCGCAGTTTTAGGTAGGGAAACCCGTCCGGAAGAGGTGGAAACCAGGATAAGGCAGACCTTAGCTTACTTTTATGGGGTAGAACCTGGGGCAGTGGATATTTATAAACTGCCCAAAGAGTAA
- the spoIIIAB gene encoding stage III sporulation protein SpoIIIAB: MLKLTGAGLVVLSCGFFGLILSHLYQARPVQLKALISGLKLLETEIVYASTPLPQALARTGEQLGGVAGLLFLEAAALLREEPGLPAVEAWGEGLEKLKEQSALHLEDLDILKTLGQGLGASGREDQVKNLELAREHLKRQLVLAEEAAQRQGKMWRTLGFLLGITLVLLMY; this comes from the coding sequence TTGTTAAAATTGACAGGTGCAGGTTTAGTGGTTTTAAGTTGCGGTTTTTTCGGTTTAATTCTTTCACATCTTTACCAGGCCCGTCCTGTTCAGCTTAAGGCCTTGATCAGCGGTTTAAAGTTACTCGAGACAGAAATTGTGTATGCTTCTACTCCGTTACCCCAAGCCCTAGCGAGGACAGGGGAACAGTTGGGGGGAGTAGCAGGGCTCTTATTTCTGGAGGCTGCCGCTCTTTTAAGGGAGGAACCAGGCCTGCCTGCAGTAGAGGCCTGGGGAGAAGGGTTGGAAAAACTTAAAGAGCAAAGCGCTCTTCATTTAGAAGATCTCGATATACTTAAGACTTTGGGCCAGGGGCTGGGGGCCTCCGGCCGGGAAGATCAAGTAAAAAACCTGGAGCTAGCCCGGGAACATTTGAAACGCCAGCTCGTGCTGGCTGAAGAGGCTGCCCAGCGCCAGGGGAAGATGTGGCGGACTCTAGGGTTTCTTTTAGGTATAACCTTGGTCTTGCTTATGTATTGA
- the nusB gene encoding transcription antitermination factor NusB, whose translation MSRRKARRRALQALFAADIGRIPGEAALEQVLEGKSLDPEEASFARQLVRGVGEKREKLDELLDKYAIGWPVERMPVVDRNILRLGLYELLFLREEIPSTVAINEAVELAKIFSTEEASAFINGILDTIRRDFEEGKVST comes from the coding sequence TTGAGCCGGAGAAAGGCTAGGCGTAGAGCATTGCAAGCTTTGTTTGCCGCCGATATCGGGCGTATACCGGGTGAGGCTGCCTTAGAGCAGGTACTGGAAGGGAAAAGCTTAGATCCAGAGGAGGCCTCCTTTGCCCGCCAGTTAGTCCGAGGGGTGGGGGAAAAGCGGGAGAAGTTAGATGAGCTGTTGGATAAGTACGCTATAGGTTGGCCGGTAGAGCGTATGCCAGTGGTGGACCGTAACATTTTACGCCTAGGTCTTTATGAACTCCTGTTTTTACGAGAGGAAATCCCCTCTACGGTGGCCATAAACGAGGCTGTGGAATTGGCCAAGATCTTTAGTACCGAAGAGGCTTCCGCTTTTATAAACGGGATTTTAGATACTATACGGCGGGATTTCGAGGAAGGTAAGGTAAGTACATAA
- the efp gene encoding elongation factor P has product MISTNDFRTGLTIEVDGEVYTVLEFMHVKPGKGAAFVRTKLKNRRTGAVIERTFRAGEKVNRAHIDRRKMQYLYNDGDTYYFMDSETFEQFALPREKLDEATKYLTDNMIIDMLFYQGETIGIELPNFVELKVIETEPGIKGDTAAGGSKTAVVETGAVVQVPLFVEVGDVIRIDTRTGAYIERV; this is encoded by the coding sequence TTGATTTCTACTAATGACTTCCGTACAGGTCTTACCATAGAGGTAGATGGTGAGGTATATACTGTTTTAGAATTTATGCATGTAAAACCTGGTAAGGGCGCGGCCTTTGTACGGACTAAGCTTAAGAACCGTCGTACAGGAGCTGTTATCGAGCGGACTTTCCGGGCGGGCGAAAAGGTCAATCGGGCTCACATAGATAGGCGTAAGATGCAATATCTTTATAATGATGGTGATACCTATTACTTCATGGATTCGGAAACCTTCGAGCAATTTGCCCTACCGCGGGAAAAATTAGACGAGGCCACCAAGTATTTAACGGATAATATGATTATTGATATGCTTTTTTACCAAGGAGAAACTATTGGGATTGAGCTTCCTAATTTTGTGGAGCTTAAAGTCATCGAGACAGAGCCTGGAATTAAGGGCGATACGGCGGCAGGGGGTTCCAAAACAGCGGTAGTAGAGACAGGGGCTGTGGTGCAGGTTCCTCTCTTTGTGGAAGTAGGTGATGTAATCCGCATCGATACCCGAACAGGAGCATACATTGAAAGAGTATAG
- a CDS encoding Asp23/Gls24 family envelope stress response protein, translated as MEPTKTVSPPEVSTELGSIRIADEVVAIIAGLAATEVEGVAGMSGGIAGGIAEMLGRKNLSKGVKVEVGEKEAAVDLFVIVDYGVRIPDVAIKIQERVKRSIESMTGLRVVEVNVHVQGVAFPQEKAPEEEMSRVR; from the coding sequence GTGGAACCCACTAAAACCGTATCCCCCCCTGAGGTATCTACTGAATTGGGCTCCATTAGGATCGCTGATGAAGTGGTAGCCATCATAGCTGGTCTTGCTGCTACAGAGGTAGAAGGCGTAGCTGGTATGAGCGGCGGTATTGCTGGCGGTATTGCTGAAATGCTGGGGAGGAAAAACCTTTCTAAAGGAGTAAAGGTGGAAGTAGGAGAAAAGGAAGCAGCAGTAGATCTCTTTGTTATTGTAGACTACGGAGTGCGGATACCGGATGTAGCCATCAAAATCCAGGAGCGCGTGAAGAGATCTATTGAAAGCATGACCGGCCTTAGGGTGGTAGAAGTAAATGTTCACGTACAGGGAGTAGCTTTCCCCCAAGAGAAGGCACCTGAAGAAGAAATGAGCCGGGTACGCTAG
- a CDS encoding DUF2273 domain-containing protein, with product MDKDELLKIWREHKGKICGLALGLLFGLAVAALGLGKTLFIAFCMLIGYFIGRHLDSGQGWSEWWKHISRRRW from the coding sequence TTGGATAAAGACGAATTACTTAAAATATGGCGTGAGCATAAGGGTAAGATATGTGGCCTTGCGTTAGGATTGCTCTTTGGGCTGGCTGTAGCTGCCCTGGGGTTGGGGAAGACGCTCTTTATTGCTTTTTGTATGCTCATAGGTTACTTTATAGGTCGTCACCTGGATAGCGGCCAGGGTTGGTCAGAATGGTGGAAACATATCTCCCGCAGGCGCTGGTAG
- the spoIIIAA gene encoding stage III sporulation protein AA, whose protein sequence is MGLEQVEEIMRLLPPALREIIAKLPVKIKEGLEEIRLRCHQPLHLQWAEGESWITVEGHLTAQLEDTYRVEEKDIQHTVQALTQNSLYALEEELRAGYITVKGGHRVGLAGETIVERGSIRTLKNISSLNIRLARSLPGCARPLLPYLVDPAGRPYHILVLSPPRCGKTTLLRDLIRSFSLGIPELGVRGLNVGVVDERSEIAGCYQGIPQLDVGPRTDVLDRCPKGEGLLMLVRAMGPEVVATDEVGKLKELEALQEALYSGVTLLASVHASTPGELKSRPGWEPLLRQGVWQRLILLSRRLGPGTVEAVMEGGEGRVLLAGPRKLLS, encoded by the coding sequence ATGGGGTTAGAGCAGGTGGAAGAAATTATGCGCCTTCTTCCCCCAGCTTTAAGAGAAATAATAGCTAAACTTCCTGTAAAAATTAAAGAAGGCTTAGAAGAAATTCGCCTACGCTGCCACCAACCCCTACACCTCCAGTGGGCTGAAGGAGAATCCTGGATTACCGTCGAAGGCCATTTGACCGCTCAGCTCGAAGATACTTATCGGGTGGAGGAAAAGGATATTCAGCATACGGTACAAGCTCTAACCCAAAATTCCCTTTATGCTTTAGAAGAGGAACTCCGCGCAGGTTACATAACTGTAAAGGGAGGCCACCGGGTAGGTCTTGCCGGGGAAACTATAGTAGAAAGGGGTAGTATACGTACTTTAAAGAACATTAGCAGCTTAAATATCCGTCTGGCCCGGAGTCTTCCCGGCTGTGCCCGGCCTCTTTTACCATACTTAGTCGATCCCGCAGGTCGACCCTATCATATACTGGTTCTTTCTCCACCCCGGTGCGGGAAAACCACTTTACTAAGAGACCTTATACGCTCCTTCAGTCTTGGAATTCCAGAACTAGGAGTCCGAGGTTTGAATGTGGGTGTAGTGGACGAGCGCTCTGAGATCGCTGGCTGTTATCAAGGTATTCCCCAGTTAGATGTGGGCCCCCGTACTGACGTGCTGGATCGTTGCCCTAAGGGAGAAGGCCTTCTTATGCTAGTAAGGGCTATGGGTCCGGAAGTAGTGGCTACGGATGAAGTGGGTAAGCTTAAAGAGCTAGAGGCTCTCCAAGAAGCCCTCTATAGCGGGGTTACCTTACTGGCTAGTGTACATGCTTCGACACCAGGAGAACTAAAAAGCCGGCCGGGGTGGGAGCCTCTACTTAGGCAAGGAGTATGGCAGCGGCTTATCCTTTTGAGCCGGAGGCTAGGCCCAGGTACTGTGGAGGCAGTTATGGAAGGTGGGGAAGGTAGGGTTCTTTTGGCTGGGCCCCGGAAGCTCTTAAGCTAG
- the spoIIIAE gene encoding stage III sporulation protein AE: MKNRALFINVFLILNLLLLLLPFPLEAREILPVLKEENEVASLLDKHLENQIRELNLEGLDRYLRELEREVGMYLPPLGWRDIWERLRRGELPVKPEEVARGLARYFLRELWAGTKLLSQLVILAVAGAVLQNLQASLSEGTAAKVAHGVVFLALVGLALTPFTLALQAASQAIDRMVSFFQSLLPMLVTLLAATGGLTTSTLLQPVLTYSLTIAGTVTRGTIFPLIYLGAILGVVSHISDRFQISRLAGLLRQFSLALLGLMLTLFTGVLSVYGIGGSVADGLSLRAAEFATASFVPVVGKILSDAVTTVAGTTLLLKTAVGVTGVVIIFFLVAFPLLKIVSLALVYRVAAALVQPFGEHQLSDALEGMGGALLLLFACLIGVTLMFYLTIGVIVLLGNLLVALRG, from the coding sequence GTGAAAAATAGAGCCCTTTTCATTAACGTTTTTTTAATATTAAACCTCCTCCTTCTTCTTTTACCTTTTCCCCTGGAGGCAAGGGAAATTCTCCCCGTACTTAAAGAGGAGAATGAGGTCGCTTCCCTTTTGGACAAGCACCTGGAAAACCAGATCCGTGAGTTAAACCTCGAGGGGCTGGATCGGTATCTCCGAGAGCTAGAACGGGAAGTGGGAATGTATCTTCCTCCTTTAGGCTGGCGGGACATATGGGAGAGGCTCCGGCGAGGGGAGTTACCAGTTAAGCCAGAAGAAGTAGCTAGAGGGTTAGCCAGGTATTTCTTACGGGAGTTATGGGCAGGGACAAAACTTTTAAGCCAGTTGGTGATTTTAGCCGTGGCAGGAGCTGTGCTTCAAAACTTGCAAGCATCTTTAAGTGAGGGCACAGCGGCTAAAGTGGCCCATGGGGTAGTATTTTTGGCCTTGGTTGGATTGGCTTTGACGCCCTTTACCCTAGCCCTACAGGCGGCCAGCCAAGCCATCGACCGTATGGTGAGCTTCTTCCAATCTTTACTACCTATGCTGGTTACGCTGCTAGCCGCTACTGGAGGTTTAACTACTTCCACCTTACTTCAACCTGTACTCACTTATAGCCTGACTATCGCTGGTACTGTTACCCGGGGTACCATATTCCCGTTAATTTATTTAGGAGCCATTTTAGGCGTGGTCAGCCATATTTCCGACCGCTTCCAGATAAGCCGGTTGGCTGGACTTTTGCGCCAGTTCTCCCTTGCCCTTTTAGGACTTATGCTTACTCTTTTCACAGGGGTTCTTTCAGTCTATGGGATTGGGGGTTCTGTAGCCGATGGATTAAGCCTAAGGGCGGCTGAATTCGCTACAGCCTCCTTCGTACCTGTAGTGGGAAAAATCCTCTCCGATGCCGTGACTACTGTAGCTGGTACTACACTTCTACTAAAGACTGCGGTAGGTGTTACGGGAGTGGTGATAATATTTTTCCTTGTGGCCTTCCCTCTTTTAAAGATCGTTTCCTTAGCCCTCGTTTATCGGGTAGCAGCTGCACTGGTACAGCCCTTTGGTGAACACCAGCTTTCCGATGCTTTGGAAGGAATGGGCGGGGCTTTGCTCCTTCTTTTCGCATGCTTGATCGGTGTGACCCTAATGTTTTACCTAACTATAGGTGTGATTGTACTTTTAGGCAATTTACTGGTGGCCCTGAGGGGGTAA
- the spoIIIAD gene encoding stage III sporulation protein AD, with protein MEIFQVVGLALMTTLIIVVVRQAQAKEMALLISLVTGALIFLLLVDRIGAVVQVLSNLSDRAGINRFYLTTVLKIIGIAYVGEFGAQVCRDAGENAIASKVELATKVLIMVLAIPIIVAILESIVKLLP; from the coding sequence ATGGAGATTTTCCAGGTTGTAGGTCTTGCTCTAATGACTACCCTTATAATTGTGGTGGTGCGGCAAGCTCAAGCTAAAGAGATGGCCCTGCTCATTAGTTTGGTGACAGGCGCTTTGATTTTCCTTCTTTTGGTAGATCGTATTGGCGCGGTGGTACAAGTCCTTTCTAACCTTTCCGACCGAGCTGGTATTAACCGGTTTTACCTTACCACTGTCTTAAAAATAATAGGTATTGCTTATGTTGGTGAATTTGGAGCCCAAGTATGCCGGGATGCTGGGGAAAATGCTATAGCCAGCAAAGTGGAGCTGGCCACTAAGGTTTTAATCATGGTCCTAGCTATTCCCATTATCGTAGCTATCCTAGAAAGTATTGTAAAATTATTGCCTTAA
- the spoIIIAC gene encoding stage III sporulation protein AC — MLGVDVSLIFRLAALAIMITIFYTFLKQAGRDEYAYMTVLAGLAIALLWIIPVIMELFNAVRAVFQLY, encoded by the coding sequence ATGTTAGGAGTAGATGTGAGCTTGATTTTTCGCCTGGCAGCCCTGGCTATTATGATCACCATATTTTATACCTTCCTTAAACAGGCTGGTAGGGACGAGTATGCTTATATGACTGTTTTGGCCGGTTTGGCCATCGCCCTGCTATGGATCATCCCAGTTATTATGGAGCTCTTTAATGCCGTAAGGGCAGTGTTCCAACTGTATTAG
- the accB gene encoding acetyl-CoA carboxylase biotin carboxyl carrier protein codes for MATKDMIPILEKLDSVGYHSLEVWGGATFDVCLRYLDEDPWERLRTIKKYVKRTPLQMLLRGQSLVGYQHYPDDVVAAFIGRAVSNGIDIIRIFDALNDLRNMEFPIKVAKKEGAHVQGAVVYTISPVHTIEHFLDVAQNLEEMGVDSICIKDMAGLLAPPVAYELVKLFKENLKVPVQLHSHYIGGLALGSYLEAVRAGVDVVDTASCPLAFGASQPPVETVVRALAGTPYDTGLDLELLFEIAEYFDELRRKLGYERGVTRITDMAVFQHQVPGGMISNLVNQLKEQKAAHRINEVLKEIPRVRAELGYPPLVTPTSQIVGTQAVLNVLLGERYKVVPEEVKNYVRGFYGRPPAPLDEEIKRKIIGDEEPITGRPADYLSPRLEEARQEIGDLAESEEDIISYALFPQVARKFLEDRRAGRLNPGRREEKKEVKAGVRKEVEGGEVKGEVNLKDIVELIKALEETGVTELNLESEGVKVSIRRGSTSAVPSPASGPVQAYEQLVPPPVKEEPSPATEIVEVKAPLVGTFYRAPAPDAPPFVEIGSRVKPGQTLCIIEAMKLMNEITADIHGRVVEILVENGQPVEYGQVLFRLEKE; via the coding sequence ATGGCCACTAAGGATATGATCCCTATATTGGAGAAGCTAGATAGTGTGGGTTACCATTCCTTAGAGGTATGGGGCGGTGCTACCTTCGATGTTTGTTTGCGCTATTTAGATGAGGATCCTTGGGAGCGCCTGCGTACTATAAAAAAATATGTTAAGCGTACTCCCCTCCAGATGCTTTTGCGGGGCCAGTCTTTAGTAGGGTATCAACATTACCCGGATGACGTGGTAGCTGCCTTTATAGGCCGGGCGGTTTCCAATGGTATCGATATTATCCGTATCTTCGATGCTTTAAACGATCTACGCAATATGGAATTTCCTATAAAAGTGGCCAAAAAAGAAGGGGCCCATGTCCAGGGGGCCGTAGTATATACTATAAGCCCTGTGCATACCATAGAACACTTCCTGGATGTAGCCCAGAATCTCGAGGAGATGGGAGTAGATTCTATCTGTATAAAGGATATGGCTGGGCTGCTTGCTCCCCCTGTGGCCTATGAGTTGGTAAAGCTTTTTAAGGAAAATTTAAAGGTACCTGTACAGTTGCACAGCCATTATATCGGTGGCCTGGCCTTGGGGAGCTACCTAGAGGCGGTCCGGGCCGGCGTGGACGTAGTAGATACAGCTTCCTGCCCCTTGGCCTTTGGAGCTTCACAGCCCCCGGTAGAAACGGTGGTGCGGGCCTTAGCTGGTACGCCTTACGATACTGGGCTCGATTTAGAACTGCTTTTTGAAATAGCTGAGTACTTCGATGAACTGCGGCGGAAGTTAGGTTATGAACGCGGAGTCACTCGTATTACTGATATGGCGGTCTTCCAACATCAGGTTCCTGGGGGCATGATTTCTAATCTTGTGAACCAGCTTAAGGAACAAAAAGCTGCCCACCGCATAAATGAGGTTTTAAAGGAAATACCGCGGGTAAGGGCTGAGCTGGGTTATCCACCTCTGGTCACCCCTACCAGCCAGATTGTAGGAACCCAAGCTGTGCTTAATGTATTATTAGGTGAGAGGTATAAAGTGGTACCAGAAGAGGTTAAAAATTACGTACGGGGATTTTATGGCCGGCCCCCAGCTCCCTTAGATGAGGAGATAAAGCGAAAGATAATCGGTGATGAAGAACCTATAACCGGTCGGCCAGCCGACTACCTCTCACCTAGGTTGGAAGAGGCTAGGCAGGAGATAGGGGATCTGGCTGAAAGTGAAGAAGATATAATTTCTTACGCTCTATTTCCCCAAGTGGCCCGGAAGTTCCTAGAGGATAGAAGGGCTGGCAGATTAAACCCTGGACGCAGGGAAGAAAAGAAAGAAGTGAAAGCCGGTGTAAGAAAGGAAGTAGAAGGTGGGGAGGTGAAAGGGGAAGTGAATCTGAAAGATATTGTAGAGCTTATAAAAGCTCTGGAAGAGACAGGGGTGACGGAACTTAACCTAGAAAGTGAAGGCGTCAAAGTCAGCATTAGACGAGGTAGTACTAGTGCAGTACCTTCGCCTGCCTCTGGACCTGTACAGGCTTATGAACAGCTAGTTCCTCCTCCGGTTAAGGAAGAGCCTTCTCCGGCTACTGAGATAGTAGAGGTAAAAGCCCCTCTGGTAGGGACCTTTTACCGGGCGCCGGCTCCAGATGCCCCGCCCTTTGTAGAAATCGGTAGCCGAGTTAAGCCTGGACAGACTCTATGTATTATTGAAGCCATGAAGTTGATGAATGAGATCACCGCTGACATACATGGGCGAGTAGTAGAAATCCTGGTGGAAAACGGTCAGCCAGTAGAATATGGCCAGGTTCTTTTCCGCCTGGAAAAGGAGTAG
- the amaP gene encoding alkaline shock response membrane anchor protein AmaP, translated as MAFFERAVLALYSLLIAALSLSFLLTSAGWTLLLDLYEYTLTRTDYRVVGAIIAAVLFLVSWRFFWVSLRVPRSKVEQVSIYRGEGGEVTITSTALEQLVIRGARQVKGLREIRPKLKLLPEGVALSLEVTASPDQNLPTLAQELQENVRRYVTGTAGLDILEVRVLINGIAYETLRRVD; from the coding sequence GTGGCTTTTTTTGAACGGGCGGTCCTCGCCCTTTATTCATTATTAATAGCTGCTTTAAGTTTGAGTTTCCTTCTTACCAGTGCTGGGTGGACCCTCCTTCTCGATCTTTACGAGTACACCCTCACCAGAACCGACTATCGGGTAGTAGGAGCTATAATAGCAGCAGTTCTGTTTTTAGTATCTTGGCGGTTTTTCTGGGTTAGCCTAAGGGTACCTCGTAGCAAAGTGGAACAGGTGAGTATTTATCGAGGAGAGGGAGGAGAAGTTACCATCACTTCTACCGCTTTAGAACAGCTAGTTATACGGGGCGCTCGCCAGGTTAAAGGCCTCCGGGAGATTAGGCCTAAGCTTAAACTTTTACCAGAGGGAGTAGCCCTATCCCTAGAGGTAACCGCAAGCCCGGACCAAAATTTACCCACCCTAGCCCAAGAGCTCCAGGAAAACGTGCGCCGGTATGTAACTGGTACAGCAGGTCTTGATATTTTAGAGGTGCGGGTCTTGATCAATGGTATCGCTTATGAGACCTTAAGGCGTGTGGACTAG
- the accC gene encoding acetyl-CoA carboxylase biotin carboxylase subunit — protein sequence MFKKVLIANRGEIAVRIIRACRELGIRTVAVYSEADRNSLHVKLADEAICIGPPPATRSYLNIPSIIAAAQVTGVEAIHPGYGFLAENAYFAEMCSTSGLTFIGPPARAIQLMGDKAQARATMKAAGVPVVPGSEGVVTEVERALALAEEIGYPVIVKAAAGGGGRGMRVAQNPAELRRAVQVAQQEAEAAFGNGHIYLEKYIEEPRHIEFQVLGDTHGHLIHLGERDCSIQRRHQKVLEEAPSTALTPELRQEMGAVAVKAAAAVGYYGAGTVEFLLDKHGRYYFIEMNTRIQVEHPVTEAVTGIDLVKAQLLIAAGEKLPYRQEDIEIRGHALECRINAEDPAQNFRPSPGRVEKYHAPGGFGIRVDSALYPGYEIPPYYDSLVAKVIAWAPTREEAIARMRSALQEMVIEGIPTTIPFHLKILDNAFFRRGEVYTNFIQRRLAD from the coding sequence GTGTTTAAGAAGGTACTTATCGCCAACCGTGGAGAGATAGCTGTCCGCATTATACGCGCTTGCCGTGAACTAGGTATCAGGACTGTGGCAGTTTATTCGGAGGCGGATCGTAACTCTTTACACGTTAAACTGGCTGATGAGGCCATCTGTATAGGTCCTCCACCAGCTACACGGAGTTACTTAAATATCCCTAGTATTATTGCTGCAGCCCAGGTGACGGGAGTAGAGGCTATCCATCCCGGTTATGGTTTTTTAGCCGAGAATGCCTATTTTGCTGAGATGTGCTCTACCTCTGGGTTAACCTTTATAGGCCCCCCAGCCCGGGCTATCCAGCTAATGGGGGATAAAGCCCAAGCCCGGGCGACCATGAAAGCAGCTGGTGTACCTGTGGTGCCAGGCTCGGAAGGTGTAGTTACGGAAGTAGAGCGGGCTCTAGCCTTGGCTGAAGAAATTGGATATCCAGTAATTGTTAAGGCAGCAGCAGGAGGCGGGGGCCGCGGGATGCGGGTGGCTCAGAATCCTGCTGAATTGCGGCGAGCGGTTCAAGTAGCCCAGCAGGAAGCCGAGGCAGCTTTCGGTAATGGCCATATTTATCTAGAAAAGTATATAGAAGAACCGCGACATATTGAGTTTCAAGTTTTAGGAGATACCCATGGCCATCTTATCCACTTGGGAGAAAGGGATTGTTCCATCCAACGCCGGCACCAAAAAGTGTTAGAAGAAGCTCCTTCTACTGCTTTAACACCGGAGCTGCGCCAAGAGATGGGGGCCGTTGCCGTAAAGGCTGCAGCAGCTGTGGGATACTATGGCGCAGGAACAGTAGAGTTTTTATTAGATAAACACGGACGGTATTACTTTATTGAGATGAACACCCGCATTCAAGTAGAACATCCGGTTACAGAGGCGGTTACAGGAATAGACCTCGTCAAAGCCCAGCTCCTTATTGCGGCGGGGGAGAAACTCCCTTACCGGCAAGAGGACATTGAGATACGGGGTCACGCCTTAGAGTGCAGGATCAATGCTGAAGATCCGGCCCAGAATTTCCGGCCCTCACCAGGCCGCGTAGAAAAATACCATGCACCGGGAGGTTTCGGCATCCGGGTGGACAGTGCCCTCTATCCAGGGTATGAGATACCTCCTTACTACGATTCCCTGGTGGCCAAAGTTATCGCTTGGGCCCCTACCCGGGAAGAGGCTATAGCCAGGATGCGGAGTGCCTTGCAAGAGATGGTCATCGAGGGTATACCCACCACCATCCCCTTCCACCTTAAAATCCTGGACAATGCCTTTTTCCGCCGGGGAGAAGTATATACTAACTTTATCCAACGCCGCTTGGCGGATTAG
- a CDS encoding SpoIIIAH-like family protein: MIKINDKMRVLLALVLTFGVLAYLIQGDRQDIKSSTGDTPAEGPARQVSKITAPTSQGSKTDIKAEDILKSAADKAGQGGTAFFVEYRLERDRRRSQQIDMLKQIIDNPNATSDSKQEAQKRLMDLTRQMDLELQLEKLIVAKGYKEAAVFIQPQAVNVVVMAEKITEEDANKIGDLVSRSTGRPREQISIIPQK, encoded by the coding sequence ATGATAAAAATTAACGATAAAATGAGAGTATTGCTCGCTCTGGTGTTGACCTTTGGAGTCCTGGCTTATCTTATCCAAGGAGACCGGCAGGATATTAAAAGCTCCACAGGAGACACACCAGCGGAAGGCCCGGCACGCCAAGTTAGCAAAATAACAGCCCCTACCTCCCAGGGTTCCAAGACAGATATAAAGGCTGAGGATATTTTAAAAAGCGCAGCAGACAAGGCCGGGCAAGGTGGCACAGCCTTTTTTGTAGAGTACCGATTAGAAAGGGATCGGCGGCGTAGCCAGCAGATAGATATGTTGAAGCAAATTATAGACAATCCTAACGCAACAAGCGATAGTAAGCAGGAAGCCCAGAAGCGCTTAATGGATCTAACCAGGCAGATGGATTTGGAACTTCAGCTAGAAAAACTTATTGTAGCCAAGGGATATAAAGAGGCAGCAGTATTTATCCAACCCCAGGCTGTAAACGTAGTAGTGATGGCGGAAAAGATTACCGAGGAAGATGCCAACAAGATCGGAGATCTAGTCTCCCGTTCTACTGGGCGCCCCCGCGAACAGATAAGCATTATCCCTCAGAAGTAA
- a CDS encoding CD1247 N-terminal domain-containing protein, which translates to MRDLRQRVAYLQGLMEGLQLEEDKEGKILKEIVSILDDMAEAIHDLYEEYEELEEYLEDIDEDLYDLEDEVYSTGEDEDEEEDEDLEDEEEDLEDEEEYEEEGDYIEVECPKCHEIVCFDADILDDEDVVEVTCPNCNTVVFVNEEGESSLVPPSQEKTNQEIEKDTEDI; encoded by the coding sequence GTGCGAGACTTACGCCAGCGAGTGGCTTACCTCCAAGGTTTGATGGAAGGGCTTCAACTAGAAGAGGATAAAGAGGGGAAGATACTCAAAGAAATAGTTTCCATATTAGATGATATGGCGGAAGCCATCCACGATCTTTACGAGGAATATGAAGAGCTAGAGGAGTATCTCGAAGATATTGATGAAGATCTCTACGATCTAGAAGATGAGGTTTACTCTACCGGTGAGGATGAAGATGAGGAAGAAGATGAAGATCTAGAAGACGAGGAAGAGGATCTCGAAGATGAAGAAGAATACGAAGAAGAGGGTGACTATATAGAAGTCGAATGCCCTAAGTGCCACGAGATCGTCTGCTTTGACGCTGATATCCTAGATGATGAAGATGTAGTGGAAGTTACCTGTCCTAATTGTAACACTGTAGTTTTTGTTAATGAAGAGGGAGAGAGTAGCTTAGTTCCTCCTAGCCAGGAGAAAACAAATCAGGAGATAGAAAAAGATACAGAAGATATTTAA